A genome region from Arthrobacter sp. SLBN-100 includes the following:
- a CDS encoding class E sortase, whose product MVLQEKARPAAAPRAGVVFLRGTIQILGELLITAGIILLLFVAWQLWWTNVESDAKQSEVIKEFAQDFGTAAPGAPEAPTVPVPEEFGPPVVGTAPGHAGTIGIMYIPRFGENYTRPIVQGTSQDVLDTLGLGHYSNTAMPGAVGNFAVAGHRQTHGAVLDNIHTLVPGDKIYVQTKDGYYVYVFRNNQVVMPSRTDVLEPVPTQPGAAPTESFLTMTSCNPRFGAEERIIAYALLESWRPASAGPPADIAGQVAAATGRG is encoded by the coding sequence GTGGTACTGCAGGAGAAGGCGAGGCCCGCCGCTGCGCCGCGTGCCGGCGTCGTATTTCTGCGCGGAACCATCCAGATACTGGGTGAGCTGCTGATCACTGCCGGGATCATCCTGCTGCTCTTTGTCGCCTGGCAGCTGTGGTGGACCAACGTCGAATCGGATGCCAAGCAGAGCGAAGTGATCAAGGAGTTCGCGCAGGATTTCGGGACTGCAGCACCAGGCGCGCCGGAGGCCCCCACAGTCCCGGTGCCCGAAGAATTCGGGCCGCCCGTGGTGGGGACCGCGCCGGGCCACGCCGGCACCATCGGCATTATGTACATTCCCCGGTTCGGCGAGAACTACACCCGGCCCATTGTCCAGGGGACCAGCCAGGATGTGCTGGACACGCTGGGCCTGGGGCACTACAGCAACACGGCCATGCCCGGAGCGGTGGGGAACTTCGCTGTTGCCGGGCACCGCCAGACGCACGGCGCGGTCCTGGACAATATCCACACCCTGGTGCCCGGGGACAAGATCTACGTGCAGACGAAGGACGGCTATTACGTCTACGTCTTCCGCAACAACCAGGTCGTGATGCCGTCGCGCACTGACGTCCTGGAGCCGGTGCCCACCCAGCCGGGCGCCGCCCCCACGGAAAGCTTCCTCACTATGACCAGCTGCAATCCCCGCTTCGGGGCTGAAGAACGCATCATCGCCTACGCGCTGCTGGAGAGCTGGCGTCCCGCATCAGCCGGTCCGCCCGCGGACATTGCAGGCCAGGTAGCCGCAGCGACTGGAAGAGGGTGA